The following are encoded together in the Penaeus chinensis breed Huanghai No. 1 chromosome 20, ASM1920278v2, whole genome shotgun sequence genome:
- the LOC125035912 gene encoding nephrin-like — protein sequence MKSRVSEPLLYTIKRSSHFYSLTPKVRTHVIGQVSSLMPSCDSLCQRNSLTLVQILSCTYSYICISKERLLRPQYMGPLGRLSYDQRSGVSGESWADPEVFEGRAHYLAHLNPPAMLIMRTTVSDAHVYRCRVDFHNSNSRVAWVRLRVIVPPSRVEIATQVSPVMPGQRDDVVCTAVGGDPPPSVVWLQNGKVVDPNSTVGERGTFNSLEVVATREDLNFPFTCKATNNDVTAPVFAIYYRNVTCGPTNVQIEASESPLVEAREAELTCTAVGSNPPAHLTWYQQGKNIEDVYVNVTRQDNVTVSVLSLIPGRRHHDRQLLCRAENPSLPMATMEDMITLNVAYRPVTRLEVGWPQRPDLMTEGSDLYLECIVDANPHPYKVKFFHNGEEMVHNETAGVEVRTATTTYTVALQRVTRRNSGVYQCLASNVEGDAYSANLTIKIKSFTKHKQRLGPSERSLSFIFTQRSSHSADETFSRAFNRRQTIAQAHERCCVAVTRKSL from the exons ATGAAGTCCCGAGTCTCAGAACCCTTGCTCTACACTATAAAGAGATCATCACACTTTTACTCACTAACTCCAAAAGTCCGTACACATGTTATCGGTCAGGTGAGCTCCCTGATGCCCTCCTGCGACTCCCTCTGCCAAAGGAACTCCTTGACACTCGTGCAGATCCTTTCGTGtacatatagttatatttgtATAAGCAAGGAACGGCTCCTTAGGCCTCAGTACATGGGCCCCTTGGGAAGGCTGAG CTACGACCAACGATCGGGCGTGAGCGGGGAGTCGTGGGCAGACCCTGAAGTGTTTGAGGGGCGCGCGCACTACCTGGCTCATCTCAATCCCCCTGCCATGTTAATTATGCGAACCACCGTCAGTGACGCACACGTCTATCGCTGTAGGGTAGATTTCCATAATTCAAATTCCAGAGTGGCGTGGGTTCGACTCCGTGTCATTG TTCCTCCCAGCCGAGTGGAGATCGCCACGCAGGTGTCTCCGGTGATGCCTGGCCAGCGGGATGACGTTGTTTGCACTGCTGTTGGGG GTGATCCTCCGCCCAGCGTCGTCTGGCTGCAGAACGGCAAGGTGGTGGACCCCAACAGCACGGTGGGGGAGCGGGGTACCTTCAACAGCCTGGAAGTCGTGGCCACCAGAGAAGATCTTAATTTTCCCTTTACATGTAAAGCAACAAATAACGACGTCACGGCTCCAGTCTTTGCAATATATTATAGAAATGTTACTT GCGGACCGACGAACGTGCAGATCGAGGCGTCAGAGAGCCCTTTGGTGGAGGCGCGGGAGGCGGAGCTGACGTGCACGGCGGTGGGGAGCAACCCGCCCGCGCACCTCACGTGGTATCAGCAGGGAAAGAACATCGAGGACGTCTACGTCAAT GTGACGCGGCAGGACAACGTGACGGTGAGCGTGCTGAGCCTGATCCCGGGACGCCGCCACCACGACCGCCAGCTCCTGTGCCGCGCCGAGAACCCCAGCCTGCCCATGGCCACCATGGAGGATATGATCACGCTCAACGTGGCCT ACCGGCCCGTGACCAGACTGGAGGTCGGCTGGCCACAGAGGCCGGACCTCATGACGGAGGGAAGCGACCTCTACTTGGAGTGCATCGTTGACGCCAACCCTCACCCCTACAAGGTCAAGTTCTTTCACAAT GGCGAGGAGATGGTGCACAATGAGACTGCGGGCGTGGAGGTGCGCACGGCCACGACGACCTACACGGTGGCGCTGCAGCGGGTCACGCGGAGGAACTCCGGTGTGTACCAGTGCTTGGCGTCCAACGTGGAGGGCGACGCCTACAGCGCCAACCTCACCATCAAGATCAAGT CGTTCACGAAGCACAAGCAGAGGCTCGGCCCGAGCGAAAGGAGCCTCAGTTTCATCTTTACGCAACGCAGCTCGCACTCCGCTGACGAGACTTTTAGCCGTGCCTTTAACCGACGCCAAACAATAGCTCAAGCACACGAGCGTTGCTGTGTCGCCGTGACACGAAAAAGCCTTTAA